The Acidimicrobiia bacterium genome segment CGCCATCATCGACGTCAAACCAAACCCGACCCGCAGGTGTCCAGTCGAGCGGCCAGGTACCGTCGTCGAGACGCCGCGACCGAACGTGTTCAATCGCCTCGGCCAGCCGGGGATCGGGCGCCTCTCCGGCGAGGAGTGAGGCTGCTCGGAAGTAATCAAGGGCGCGCAAGACCTCATAGTGCCAGTGGTTCGGGTGCGAGAAATAGAGATATTTTCGATCGACGGTCTCGCCGTTACTGAGCCGACGGAAGAGGTGGCGCTTGAGCAGGTACTCCTCGCCGGAGCGGCGAGCGGCCAGCGATTGCGGGGTACCGCCGGTGGCGCGCTCGTACTCCAGCAAACCTTCGACGACGTTGATCGTGGTATCAAAGGACGACCGAACCGAGCCATTCTCGGTCTCGCAGTTCCATCCTCCATCTTCGAGCACCTCACCAACGAGCCTCTCGACGACTGGAGACATGTCAACGCCGAAGTAGGTGCCGTTGGCGACCGCATTCCCGTTGATGCACGGCTCGACCTCACCCTCCCAGTACGGCTGGTTGTCGTGCTCCCACCGGCAATTCATACCGATGAGTTCGATAGCTCGACGAGCGCTCACAGACGACGGGTCGTACCCAAATTCGCGAAGCTGCGACAGAGCATGACTTGTCGAAGTCCACGGCTGACCTTCTTCGTCCCCCCATCGAAAATCGGCCGGAAAGTGAGCACCACCTGCCCATTGCCCATCGTCATCCTCGTAGGCCATGAGGCGGGCGCCCCACCCTTCCGATACCACCCTGCGACGCTCGGCCTGCCACTCGGCTTGCGGGGCGTCGAGCAGATCGCGCATCACCTGCCAGCGAATAGATGGGTCAGAGTGATCGGGGTCGAGGTGCTCGAGGTCGAGCAGCCAATCAGTCACGTGGGAGTCTGTCATCGGAGAAGTGTACGCGAGTATCATCAGACCGGCCAGCACCGATGCACATCGGGCCGGTACGTTTTTCGGAGATAGATCGATGATGGGCTGGACCCATTGATCTCACTCTCAGTGACCGCTAAGGTGGCGTCGGGGCAAGACTGGGGCAGGGGGAAATGAGAACAATTGTCGAGATCGTTCGCTCGCTAACCTCGTCACGCTCAGACATCCTCCTCGCTCCCGACCGGGCTCCATCATCCGGACTTGACCTGTCCCAAGCGGTCGAGCGCCTCGCCTCGACGATTAGCGGACTTGGCGTTTCCCGTACCGACGTTGTGGCCTCACTCGTGAACAACGGGCCGGAGGCCGTGACGGTATTCCTGGCGTCCGCGGTCGCCGGGATCGCCGCCCCGCTTAATCCGGCGTTCAAGCCCGCTGAGCTGTCGTTCTACCTCGAGGATCTTCGTCCCCGCCTCATGATCGTTCCACAAGACATCTCCGAGGATCTGGTCGAGGCATGTACGCAAGCCGGGGTCCCGATTCTGCGAATCGCCCCTGGTCCGAACGCCGGCTCCGTGACGGTCGCAGATGGTCATCGTGACGCCGATACTCGCACTGCATCGCCTGACCCGGACGACGTTGCGCTCATCCTGCATACATCAGGTACCACCTCACGACCCAAGATGGTGCCGCTCACTCACGCCAATTTGACGGCCTCGGCTTCTCATGTTGCAGGGACACTGCAACTCACGGCGGCAGATCGCGTGTTGAACGTGATGCCGTTGTTTCACATTCATGGCCTCGTGGCGGCCCTGCTCGCCCCGCTGTACTCGGGTGGATCGATCGTTGCAACGCCCGGTTACCTCGCCACCCACTTCTTCGACTGGATGATCGAAACGTCACCCACCTGGTACACAGCCGTACCGACGATCCACCAGTCCGTTCTGGAGAGAGTGAAATCGACCCCGAACGTCCTACTGCCTCCGCTTCGCTTCATTCGCTCTTCATCGGCATCGCTCCCACCAGCAGTAATGGAAGGACTGGAAGGGGCCTTCGCCGCTCCAGTGGTCGAGGCCTATGGCATGACCGAAGCTGCCCATCAGATGTCCTGCAACCCGCTGCCGCCCGCCCACCGCAAACCGGGGTCCGTGGGCATCGCCGCAGGACCCGAAATCGCCATTCTCACTGAGGGTGAGATACACCACAGGACCGGCGAAGTCGGAGAAGTTGTCGTAAAGGGACCCAATGTGACTTCGGGTTACCTGACGCCGGCTGAAGGCGCCTTCGTCGATGGTTGGTTCCGGACCGGCGATCTCGGTCAGTTCGACGATGACGGATACCTAACTCTTACCGGTCGCTCCAAGGAGATGATCAACCGAGCCGGCGAAACCATCGCACCTCGAGAAATCGACGAGGTCCTCCTCGATCACGAATTTGTACGACAAGCTCTGGCGTTCGGCGTACCTGATCAACGCCTCGGAGAGCAGCCCGCCGCCGCAGTGGTCCTCGAAGCCGGAGCAACGATCAACGAACTCTC includes the following:
- a CDS encoding squalene cyclase, which encodes MTDSHVTDWLLDLEHLDPDHSDPSIRWQVMRDLLDAPQAEWQAERRRVVSEGWGARLMAYEDDDGQWAGGAHFPADFRWGDEEGQPWTSTSHALSQLREFGYDPSSVSARRAIELIGMNCRWEHDNQPYWEGEVEPCINGNAVANGTYFGVDMSPVVERLVGEVLEDGGWNCETENGSVRSSFDTTINVVEGLLEYERATGGTPQSLAARRSGEEYLLKRHLFRRLSNGETVDRKYLYFSHPNHWHYEVLRALDYFRAASLLAGEAPDPRLAEAIEHVRSRRLDDGTWPLDWTPAGRVWFDVDDGVDNPSRWVTLRALRVLNWWDAAGGPA
- a CDS encoding AMP-binding protein, with translation MRTIVEIVRSLTSSRSDILLAPDRAPSSGLDLSQAVERLASTISGLGVSRTDVVASLVNNGPEAVTVFLASAVAGIAAPLNPAFKPAELSFYLEDLRPRLMIVPQDISEDLVEACTQAGVPILRIAPGPNAGSVTVADGHRDADTRTASPDPDDVALILHTSGTTSRPKMVPLTHANLTASASHVAGTLQLTAADRVLNVMPLFHIHGLVAALLAPLYSGGSIVATPGYLATHFFDWMIETSPTWYTAVPTIHQSVLERVKSTPNVLLPPLRFIRSSSASLPPAVMEGLEGAFAAPVVEAYGMTEAAHQMSCNPLPPAHRKPGSVGIAAGPEIAILTEGEIHHRTGEVGEVVVKGPNVTSGYLTPAEGAFVDGWFRTGDLGQFDDDGYLTLTGRSKEMINRAGETIAPREIDEVLLDHEFVRQALAFGVPDQRLGEQPAAAVVLEAGATINELSLRQWVEARLSPAKVPRRIIFMDSLPLGPTGKLQRIGMAERLGLSDLDDVAGANAEFVAPRTRTEEVLAEIWAEVLGRDLIGVDDRFLDLGGDSMLAIRLLTRVRQRLQIDPSIVAFFDRPTVAAQADLVDDLLVSDV